The Temnothorax longispinosus isolate EJ_2023e chromosome 7, Tlon_JGU_v1, whole genome shotgun sequence genome contains a region encoding:
- the LOC139816434 gene encoding interstitial collagenase A-like, with amino-acid sequence MWLARVIALTACFIAVRCINPTDENYALTFDYLQKYGYLTKDVDAVLAQRRNDVLRKAVEDFQKYYDLPSDGTPNNETLQLMSKPRCGFRDILKHGKNLSKWPKTHLTWDFYVATENELSTSRAAFDLWSQHSALTFERSETNPDIIISWRRLRHGNTNVKVHVDGDEPWHIYVSKSSADKFSLHYTLTHEIGHSLGLLHNKRRTSVMFAYTPDKQYPVKLDQYDIIDIQRLYGEKITNEPPQTPAPMPPPPMPDLCTLDRVNGILILKNRMYISYKRYVWSIDLDSRTYNGSLALSN; translated from the exons ATGTGGCTCGCGCGCGTAATCGCGTTAACCGCATGTTTTATCGCTGTGAGGTGCATCAATCCCACGGACGAAAATTACGCGCTCACGTTCGATTACCTGCAGAAATACGGATATCTGACCAAAGATGTGGACGCGGTTCTGGCTCAAAGACGAAACGACGTTCTTCGCAAAGCCGTCGAGGATTTTCAGAAATACTACGATTTACCCAGCGATGGAACGCCTAACAACGAAACGCTGCAATTGATGAGTAAACCGCGATGTGGTTTCCGAGATATCCTGAAGCACGGAAAGAATCTATCCAAATGGCCGAAGACGCACCTGACGTGGGATTTTTACGTAGCCACAGAGAACGAGTTGAGCACGTCGCGGGCCGCGTTCGACCTGTGGTCGCAGCATTCGGCATTGACGTTCGAACGCTCCGAAACGAATCCTgacattataatatcttgGCGACGCCTACGTCACGGTAACACGAATGTCAAA GTACACGTCGACGGAGACGAGCCGTGGCACATTTACGTCAGTAAATCTTCCGCGGATAAGTTCTCCCTGCATTACACGCTGACGCACGAGATCGGTCACTCTCTCGGATTGTTGCACAATAAGCGCAGAACATCGGTGATGTTCGCGTACACGCCCGACAAGCAGTATCCGGTTAAGCTCGACCAATACGACATTATTGACATTCAACGTTTGTACGgtgaaaaaattacaaacgaGCCCCCGCAGACGCCGGCGCCGATGCCGCCGCCGCCAATGCCGGACCTGTGCACCCTTGATCGCGTGAATGGGATATTGATTTTGAAAAATCGAATGTACATCTCGTACAAGCGTTACGTTTGGTCGATCGATCTGGACAGTAGGACGTACAATGGATCTTTAGCTCTTTCAAATTAG